AATTTGAACTAAGCCATGCAAGGCCCTCATAAAGTCCATCTCCTGACACAGCGCAGGACGGCTGTACATACCAATTCTTGTCTCTCAAACGTGTCAGCCCTAATTTTTCTTGTATTTCGTGAGGCTTCATTGCTGTAAAAACGAAATTGTATGTCAATTAAATGGAACCGATAATAAGCCGCtgaattattattagtactCAGAAGCCATAGCAACTGAAGCTAGTGAAGTTCACAAATCTTGGCTGAAGCAACAGAGGTTTACAATGGTTTAAAAAGGTTTACAAATAAATCCGAGTTTGGAAAATCACACTGTGTAAGCTATTACATTCAATTTTGACCTAGCTTGTAGGCACTCAGATCGAACATGACAATAAACATATTACATCATTTACTACTACAAAATGCAGAGGAAGGTGAATATTTAATTCGTTAGTGATACGTTTGTTGTCCAACCAGATTTGAGGTTTGGTTACGCCTAGCTGAACCAAACTAAGCAAAACTGGCTGCCTTTTTCAACCATAGTTTTTGACATCAAAAGCTCTGCTTTAGTTAATATGTGGTCACACCTTTAAAAATCTTGtaatattgaaaaaattgaatttgTAACAGAGCTAATGACAAAAATTACTTCTGTTCCATGCATCTACTCTGATTGATCATCTGCTAATGGATCTGCCGGTGATGATTAATGTGAATCAGTTCCCCTtaaagagttgtcttttcttaaCCAAGAACAATTTTTTAGAGACGGACTTACTAATACTgtaaagttagcaatttttagaacaATTAAGGTTGAAATTAGAACCACAGAGAACCACGTACCACTGAAGAAGCCTCTTGTTATACTGTTCAATTTTCAGATTTGTGCAATGATATACCAATAGCCGGATTTTtgaccctttgaaccctaacggcTGGTTTTCCGACATTGCGTAGGGTGTCAAAAAACCTAACAGCCGGAAaaccggcattcacatggctcgtttacaaaagctgttacCAAGTAATAGCGTAAACCAATTGAATTAATTCTTGCAAAGgatgttagaccagaaatttccctTCCATTTGTaccagttttcaaatatctatatctacttccttcgttataataaaaaattctattagaacgatatcgcgaaaaatTCGATACAACTCGTTCGTTGGTAGGTAATAACTGATTGTGATACAAATGAAGAGTTCTcttatactaactataattttccagtatattttgagtcatgaaattaTGATTAACATGTGCTTGATGAATATGATACtactgcaaacatttttatgattttttttttaaaacgtACCAACTTTTATAGTTccagcccgaataatggtgaaatattgtttttttctgtttgatgagatttgctgtgggttgcccaactattttactagtgttttaccaaatatcattgtattatgagcacatttagatatctttaataaaggtttaaaaactttggattgCTGGACAAATTGCCGAGGGTTACTGACCCGCATTGACGAGAACGGCAAGGGTTCAAAgaattaacaataataaatatgtgaCTCTCTCATTTAGCATGCATTAGTTTATCATCATGAAAAAAGATGACAATCAAATACGAAACACTTTAAAACCATGTTACTTTCAGGTGTTTGTGACACATTTTTCTTAAATAAATGATGAAACAAAGATTAACTAAAACAGTCAAAAGGTGCACCTTTTGGCACTATGAGGCCAGTGAGCAGTGTTATCTTGTAGGGCCTCAAGCACTAGTATGGACTAACCACAAATCAGCCTAACAACGCTTAAACTGGGTTATCAGGCTGGCCTAGTATCATTGAAAATGCCCTCTGTATTGCTACAATAATATGAACTTTACAACTATTGGTCTCGATCGACGAATTGATCTTGTTGTTTCGCATTTGGTAGCACACTTCCTAAAACTATCGTTCATTAACATAAACaccaaaaatttacaaaattgatCAATAACATAACTGTTTCTAGTTTCCAAAAAAATTATATGACATAAGTGTATGAAACACAATCACGCACAGCCTTAGCTCAACAATCCCTTTTATTTGTTTTCGTATTCTGACCAAaagaagcaaaataaaaataataatatggaATGATAAATCTAAAGGTGGTAAAGACACAGGATAATTCTAGCAAAGCATTAGACTCTTCGACAAGCCTGACAACATCTGCAACAGATTTaatatatagtcaaacatgaataactcgccctcggatagctcgaacacatggttaactcaaacggtttctttggtccgttcccacataatgataaattgctttagataactcgacctcaactctgttaactcgaacatttTTTTGCCCAATTgataccgaaacggttgttatcgctttaaaaaatcactttattccaagccatagaggtaaacctcaacttttcgtaattcataggcgtcgttattaccaccatcggcaaaatacttttgtcaacaacttttcttgAGGTCtggtgaaattttatttttactaaacatccgcctagcgatggcccttcggaagcaaggaaatgtgaggtaaccttcgcataaacttcaagaaaaatcggcaaaattgatcttggttaaaacgctcaaaagaaaaagatgtcttttcctctgagcatttcaacaacgatcaagttttgccaattttaatctaaaaacgtcctggcaataacatcacatcaaacaacaaaccaatctcaagtgatagaaaaatctctatactttttgataaaaaagttttaaactttacattagaagcatttaatttgaaacaagccatttatgcttttgatttatattatagtttgtatatgtacatgtatctactaataaaaaataaatacatggacttgtgagagtgctctgataacttgaaggctctgataactcgaaaacTTTCGCtaggtcccgtgaagttcgagttatccatgtttgactgtattttgacaaacattttggtaatatttttttcaagttgtCCAACTAAAAGTATTCAGCTATTCCGATTAATTTTTTTGTGTGCATTCGTGCTAGAGACATTCACATCCTATGTATTCGTGCTAGAGACATTCACATCCTATGTTTAgcttggttttatcaagtgccTCAGAATCACGCTCAAATTGTCTTGGAAGAAGCTATGAAGCAAACACAAACCATCAGAACAATTGACATACGAGATTTGTGATGCTAGGACTAGAAAACTAGGCATAAATGTCTGGCAGTCAACTTACCTTGAGGGAGGTCTTGTTTGTTTGCAAAGATGAGGATAACTGCATCTCTCATCTCTCtgtcatttattattttatgtaattcTTGCTTGGCTTCATCTATTCTATCTCTATCTGCACAGTCTACGACAAATATTAGACCTTGTGTTCCTGTGTAGTAATGCCGCCATAATGGTCGAATCTTATCCTGCCCACCTACATCCTGtgtagtaataaatatatgcatcAGTGAGTGTGACTCGCAAAAAGCAGGCTACAATAAAAGTGAATGGCATGAGACGTGTGAAAGGAGTTACCAAAGCAGGATAGATAAGACATGGTGCACTTCACTATCAGCATCAGTATCAGCAGATCAACGATAATATGGAACAGCCATGCCTGTCTAAGGTTATCATGTAAATTA
The genomic region above belongs to Watersipora subatra chromosome 1, tzWatSuba1.1, whole genome shotgun sequence and contains:
- the LOC137406413 gene encoding ADP-ribosylation factor 6 is translated as MGKYMSKLFGNNEMRILMLGLDAAGKTTVLYKLKLGQSVTTIPTVGFNVETVSHKRVKFNVWDVGGQDKIRPLWRHYYTGTQGLIFVVDCADRDRIDEAKQELHKIINDREMRDAVILIFANKQDLPQAMKPHEIQEKLGLTRLRDKNWYVQPSCAVSGDGLYEGLAWLSSNCKS